The Thermothielavioides terrestris NRRL 8126 chromosome 2, complete sequence genome includes a region encoding these proteins:
- a CDS encoding 60S ribosomal protein L21, translating to MGHPAGLRAGTRYAFSRGFRQKGTIPLSTYLRQYKVGDIVDIKVNGAVQKGMAHKVYHGKTGVIYNVTKSAVGIIIYKKVKHRYIEKRINVRIEHIKPSRSREDFLRRVKENAELKKKAKAEGKPVQLKRQPAMPRDARTISFVDNKPETVAPVAYETTI from the exons ATGGGTCACCCCGCAGGTCTCCGTGCTGGTACGAGATACGCCTTCTCCCGGGGTTTCCGGCAGAAGGGTACGATCCCGCTGTCGACCTACCTTAGGCAGTACAA GGTTGGCGATATCGTCGACATCAAGGTCAACGGTGCTGTTCAGAAGGG TATGGCCCACAAGGTGTACCACGGCAAGACCGGCGTCATCTACAACGTCACCAAGTCGGCCGTCGGCATCATCATCTACAAGAAGGTCAAGCACCGCTACATCGAGAAGCGCATCAACGTCCGGATCGAGCACATCAAGCCCTCGCGGTCACGGGAGGATTTCCTCCGCCGGGTGAAGGAGAACGCGGAGctgaagaagaaggccaaggcggAGGGCAAGCCGGTTCAGCTGAAGAGACAACCCGCCATGCCCCGCGACGCCCGGACAATCTCTTTCGTCGACAACAAGCCCGAGACTGTTGCGCCAGTCGCCTACGAGACCACGATTTGA